The DNA window GACGGTCGCGGCGGTTACCGAGCATGCGGGCTTGCACCGAACGGGCGTGCGGCGCTATTACGCCAACAAGGAGGAACTGTTCCTCGAACTGGCGGAGCGTGGCTGGTACCAGTGGCGCGATGCGATCAGAGCCGGGTTGTGTAATCAGGCGGGCTTGGAGTCGAAAGATGTTGCAGAAGTCGTTGCCGATACCATCACTTCTCTCCCGGTCTTCTGCGACCTCTTAACCCATGTGACGCTGAGTCTGGAAGGTAGTGTGGACATGGAGCGCGCTCGCCGCTACAAGACTAACGCGTTCGCCGCCCATGACGACATCGTGGCCGCGCTGGTTCAGGCCAGCAGTATGACCACCGAACAGATACAGAATTTGCTGGCGACGACGATCATGCTGGCTGCCGGCTTCTGGCAGGTATCACATCCGACGCCGACGCTCGCCCGGCTATACGAACAAGTACCGGAATGGGGGCATGTTGCACTCGACTTCGGCCCTCGTCTCCGTCATCTGCTTCAAGCCACCGCTGTAGGGCTTGCGGGAATGGCCGCCCCGCGCTCGGGGAACGTTTCAAAAAAGCGAGGGAAGCGGGAATGATCCGGTTGGCATCAGCTTGCTATCGCTGGATACATATGTAGTAACAGAGGGGTAAACGGTCAGGAAATGGTTATGCCTTGTGGCCGCCCGATTTCCCACGCCCCCCCACGGACGCGCATCATGGCGGCGAGCTGTTGGCCCAGCAGCTGTTCGATCACCGGCTTCCACGGCACTAGCGAGAAGGCCATGCCGCCATCGAGCGTAGCGTCGCCAGCAGGTTTTCCGCGAAGCTGACGGTACGGGCCGAAGCGTCGGGCACCAGCAGGCAAGGCACCTCAAAGTCGGCGGCGATGCGCTTCTTCTTCGCCAACAGCTTCAACCCGGACAAGGTGTTTACTATGCGCCGGGATTTTTTTCACACAGTGCGCCAGCGCAGATCCGGCCGCCGTCAGTCAAATATTATCGCGCTTGGGTCGTATAAGCGGCTGACCAAATCCCACGAACGGATAAAAGGAGCGATCGCAATGAAAGCCTCTCAATTCCTGCCGGATATGTTCTGATTACTCGTCAGTCCTGCCGGTGAAATTCAATCCATAAGATTGTTAATTCCACCGGTTCACAAACATCAACCGCTAAAAATAATAACAATGCACGCAGACAACGATTTTCGGCGTTTAATTCCATGCTCAGTCATGGAATTAAACGTGGCATGAGGCGAGTAAATTCAATTTCGCAGAAATGGCTAATTTGCGTCGCCGAACCCACCGGCGAGCGTTCACCCCCAGGTGAACCGAGCTGGCCGGGGGGAGCCGAATAAATTTCGCCGCCCCAGCGAGCGAAAAGCTATCGCCCACGATAGCGGTTTATTTGGGGGGCGCAGCCCCGCACACCGTCGCGGCTAAGTCTCCGGCAAAAAGCCGGTAGCGTGACGCGACCACCCTCTTTGAAGGCGTTTTCCCATTTTTTCGCTTGGCCGGAACGGACAAAAGAAAAAATAGGCGAAAAACGGCGTCTCAAAGGGGGTGGTCGCGCGTAGCGGGCGACGGTGTGCCGCCGTTGACGTTGGGGGTTTTGCCGCGGCGTCCAGCCGCGACATTACCCCCATGTGACATATCATAAGGGCGTCCAGCCCGCATGAACTGGCGCACGCCGTTTGGTGCAGGGGAGCATGCTTTCCTGCACATGGCCGCATCGCGGCCACCTTCTCCGTCCCTGACGTTCGCCCCGCCTTTTCGCCCAACACCGTGGGGCGAATTAATGGGGCGACGTCATGGGGCCAACTGCTGACGAAGGAGGCATCGTGATTTTGAATAAGCTGGCCGTTTCACTGTCGCCGATAGTGAATGGCGCGCTGAACTTCATGGCTTTTATGCAACAGCATCAGCTGATGCTGGCGCTGTTATCGGGGCTGACGATGCCGTTTTTCGCCTCGATGAAAAGCGATGAACGGCAAAAAGCCCCGCTGTGGCAAAAGCTGATTATTGCTTTTTCCCTGCTGTGTTTTCTTTCCGGTACCATGGGGCCGGTACTTATCTGGATTTTCCAGTGGCTTTATCAAGGGCGGGTAGTCGCCAGCATTCCCGTTCTGGCATGGCCGGTGCTGATTATCTTTACTGTATCGGGTTTTATTTTGCATATTCTGCTGCGAAGGGTATTAACCCCTGAATTAGACAAAATAAAGAAACACCTCGTGAGGAAAACCACGCTTGAACGGGAATTGCGCACCGATGTCCGCACGGTAAAATCCCTGCTGCCGGAAACGCTGCATTATGACCCGCTGGATTATATCGACCTGAACAAAGGGTTATTTATCGGCATTGACCGAGATATTCAGCCGATGTATTTGCCGTTAAAAGACTGGCAAAAACAACACGCGGATATTATCGGCACCACCGGTGCCGGTAAGGGCGTTGCCACCGGGATATTACTTTATCAAAGTATTCTGGCCGGTGAAGGCGTATTTGTGATGGACCCCAAGGATGATGAATGGGCTCCGCACCTTTACCGCAAAGCCTGCGAGGATGCCGGTAAACCTTTTGCCCTGATTGACCTGCGAAAACCCCAATACCAGTTAAACCTGATTGAAGAGATCACCGCCGATGAACTGGAAGAGCTTTTTGTTGCCGGTTTCAGTCTGGCGGAAAAAGGCCAGGAGTCGGACTTTTACCGGATTGACGACCGGAAAGCGGCACGAATAGCCGCGCAGTTTGTCACCCGTAATACTGCCTCAACCATTCGGGATGTGTATAACGGAGACTACGTTCAGGGCATTGCAGATAAAATAAAAGCCTTTTTCGGGAAAATTGAAGAGCTGGCTTTACTCAATGCCATTAATGCCCCCACCGGATTTTCGCTTAATACGATATTTGAGGAAGGCGGTTGCTGTTATGTGATTGGCTCAATGCGCAACAGCAAAATCATTACCGCTCAGCGCATGTTGCTGGTTCGCCTGTACCAGTTGGCAGAAAGGCGCGAGCGAGTGAAAGACGTTCCCCGCCCTATTGCTATTTATCTTTCCGAGCTGAAATACCATTTATCCAGACCCGCGCTGGAAGGCTTAGGCGCGGCACGCGATAAAGGCGTGCATATTATTATGGACCATCAGTCGATTGACGATTTAAAAGACTGCCCGGCAGATTTGAAAGGGGACGCTGTTGTCGGCGCTGTCGTTGAGAACGCCAAATTCAAACTGGTTTACCGTGTCATGGACCCGGATACCGCTGAATGGGTGGCAAGGATGTCCGGCACCATATTAGTCGATGATGAGGTCCGCAAAGCGAAAACCGACGCCGTGCTGACAGAGACTATCGACGATGAACGCACCATCAGGCAGGCCGAGCGTTTTTTTACCGACAGCAATATGATCCTGAACCTACCCGATTTTGTCAGCTTCATCTTCACGACAAAAACACTCCCGTCGGCCTCTCTGATTTCGCCCATCAGGGTGAGAAAACGCGAACTGGAGATCTGCACCGTGTCGCCCGCCATTGCCGCCACCGCCGCAACGGTAAACATCGCCTTGGATTTTAGCGAGGAGGAAACGTCTCCCGGACCGGCATCAACGCCGGATATCACCACAACGCGGCCCGATCTTTTTTTTGATACGGACGAAAAAAACACGACAACACCGAATGCCGATAAAGAAGAAAACCCGTCATTGCTGGACTTTTAAAGGGGGAATGATGCTTATCACCGCATACAGCGAACGCCAGACGCGGCACCGCGAAAAAATACAACGACTTCTGAATTTTCTGAAAGAAGAGACGTACAGTGACTTTAAAACGCTGATGCTGCTATTTGGCTTCAGAGACCATAAATCGCTATATTCCCTGCTTTCAAAAGTCGAGGGCATGGGGTTAATACAAAAGCACGTCCTGGTATCGCGCACCATGAAAATTTCATTGTGGGGCATAACCAGTGACGGACTGGCCGTTGTGTTAACTCCCGACGATGTGCTTTTCCCGGCGCGGTTTGAGCCTTCAAAAATTACCGGCTGGACGCTGGAGCATCACCTTGATAATCAGGCAGCCCGCATCACCCTTGAGAAAAAAGGCGCGTCAGGGTGGATCAATGGCGATCGCACAACCTTCCTCAGCCGGTATCAGGTCGGTCATCGCCCGGACGGGTTGATCACCCTGCCCGGCGGCACCGTGATCGCTATTGAGACCGAGCGTCGCCTGAAAACCAGAGCCCGTTATCAGTCGATCATCGCCAGCCATTTACTGGCCCGGACCCGTAAAGACTGGATTTACGTTTTTTATATCGTGCCCGACCCGCAGAAAAAGCGCGGTCTTGAACGGCTGTTTGACAGTATCCGGCACGTCATCGTTAACCATCAGCACATCCCGCTTGAAACCCGCCACCGAAATGTCTTCCGCATCTACACGCTCGACGAGTTGCAACGGCTGGATTTAGGCAACTGCATATAGTTGTTCTGTATCACCAACTGCCCCAATCAGCCCACCAGCAGCGCAACGACCGGAAGTAATGCCCTACCGAAATACTCCCCAACATCAGAACAGACAGGAGTCCAGAATGAACAGAAAAACTGACCGACTTTCGGACGTACTGACCGAAATGAGCGCAAAAGCGCTGGTGACATGGATGACGCATTCCGCATTGCAGGACATACCGCGCGAAGCATTACTGGTTCGCGGCCACGATTTTGTGTACGCCCTGCACGCAAATTTTGTGCTGCTACGTGATGTGCTGTCAGAAACACTGGAAGATATTGAGCAGCAGAGCCATGAACTCGAAGAAAGACTGGATAGCCTGGAACAGCGGCTGCAGACGCTTCAGAAAGATACTGATAATTTGTATTAACTCAGACTTGACCTGACACAACTACGACACAGGGCCAAGCCTAATTTGACAGGCAGCTCTGTGCCAAGAGCGGACGTTAATGAGAACAATCTGTGGCAATCAACGGGGTGTAGGTCAATTAGACTGGACTGCCCCCGCCTCGGTAGACGATCCTGCCCTATAGTTGGAGCATGAATTTCTCCCCGAAGCATTAATCAGATTGGCGGCGAACCTCGATTTCAACAATGTGGCGAGGTGTTCGCCCAAGCCGAGGATCGCCGTTGGCGACGGCGATGATGTCCTCATGCTCGTCGCCAGCCCACAGGCCAACAAGCTCGTGCAGAAAAAAATCCGCGTAGGAGCAGCTAGCGTCGCGCACCTGCATCGCCAAAACCGTGGATTTGCTCGTGTGCAATTGGGTCAAATTTCTGACGAGCCGCGCTGGGGCAACCCAGAGAACCGGGCGAGGCGAGGCCGGAGTCGTGAATAGGTAGTAGGCGTGTTCTGACTGCTTGAGTATGTCCTCGCACTGCTTCAGGTCGATGCCTACCGTCGAACTGAAGGCCCGTCCCGAATTAGTGCCTTTGCGCTTTTTCACCTGCATAAGGGTCGCACGCTGGACCACTGTTTCCCCCTTGTCCACGATACGGCTCAGGAACAGCACGTCTGCCCCCAGCGGAGCCCCAGCTGGTGTGTTCGCCCCTTCCTCTCGCTTGCTGGGTTGACGCACCTTCACTGTCAGGCTCGGATACGTCGCCCGCGTCGTAACCGAGAGTTGGCGCAACTGGCTGCTCGCGTTGCCAATCGCCTCCTTTGTCAGAGCCAGGAGGCGCGCCGTATGGACCTCCTCGTCCTCTCCCCAGGTCTCCGAATATTCGCGACAAAATGCTTCCTCAATCTGGCTAAGCGCCCTATGGATGACGCGCTCCACGGAAGGGTCGCTCAGCCAAGTTTGGGCTCCTACGCTAGGCAACGCAGTAGCACCCTCGCCTCGGCCAACTGGCCCCTCCAGATCCAGTGCCCCTTGCTTGGACCGTAGTAGTCCCTTGCCCCTCAGTTGTAGTTGCCGTACATGAGTGCCAACAAGCCGATTCGCAAACGCCAGATGCTCCTCGTCATCCATTAATCGCAAAAGCACTGGCTCGACTTCGGCGAATGCCGTCTGCTCGAGCCAAAGGCAGGCAAAATTGAGGAGCCCCTGGGCTAACTCAGGTTCCTCATTCACCTGATCGAACAGATCCTGCCGCCAGGCCTCGCGGGCGTCCGGGCCTAGTTGGGTCCACAGCGTTTCTCGATCCCACGCCGGGGATGGCAATTCTCTGAGGCTGGCAACGACGCTTTGCTGACTAGACCGCGCTGGGTCTCCAAACCCGTACCAAGCCGCCGCAAGTGCGAGGTCCGAGGGTATAGTGTCCACGGACAATGTAGTAAGCCTAGAGAAGGCCTTGGCAACGCAATCCTTGATATTGTCTTTCTTCTCTTTCTTCGAACGGATGTTCCAGCGCAGGAACAGATTACGTACATCCTCCGGCAATATCGCGCGGCAATGTTGGATTAGCTCAGGAAAGACTGACGGATCTGCTCGTTCAAAAACCTGTTCGCAAGCCCACCGGGATGTCTGCACTGTCGGCGAATGCGCAAATAGAGAGGAGACGAACTCAAGCATTCCGCGGTTTGAATAGTCCGACGTCATGTCGATATTTTTTTCCAAGTAGTCGCGTACACGATGCCAATACTGCTGGACCAGTTGTTCGAAAGCCCAAGCATTCGCCCCCTGATGAGGGTCGACTAGTTGAAGAACATAGATGCAATCTTCCTCGGACGTATTGACCACCAACGCCTTCATGATCTGCTGATCGTCCAAATATTTATTCCGAGAATATGAACGGTTAGCGAGCAACCATTTAACCCAAATCGCACGTGGCTCGATTTCCGCCACAATGATTTCACGTAAGCCCAGGGGATCGCCATTAAGTATGCCATCCCAGAAGATATCCTGAGCGCGCCGGTAAGAATTTGGGTCCAAGATAGAGGACGACTTCTCGATCCCCGTGGATCCGTGTCCGAGAATTTTTAAGGTCAGCGCTATCTGCCCCTGCTGTGCTGCAGCCACGAATTCGGCCGTAAAGTGCTCACGCTCAGTTTGCGAATTATATGGCCAACTCGTATCCGTAAACCTGAGGTTCTCAGTTGATAGGTGGGAGTAGTCCAGACGAAGCATGTCTTTGTGGATGGTAAAATACCGTGCGAGGAATTCGACAAGCGGCTGAGCCCAACCTTCCAACGAAATACTGGCAGCTTCCAGTTTATCGTCGAAGTCAATATTTACGAACAAGATGATCTCCCTTTCCCGTAGCTGGCACCGACGACCTTCGCCATGGTGGTCTGCAAAATCTCAATACGTCTACCGTAGCCAAATCGCAGGCGGTTCAAAGAACCGCCCTCAGACAACAACAGACATTATAGAATTCCGTTGAACTTTTTATTATATCTACCTAAATAAATTTGCATATTACCGATCCACTTTAGCCAGACCATGGTTGACCTGTTCCCAGTTGATTGACAAACGCCATTGTTAGCAAAATTCATGGTGACTCAACTACGGACTTCTGCTCTTCGCTCATTGTAGACCTTCCTTGTTCTTAAACCTGGCCGCTCCGTGCCATTAGCGGATGTTGCCAAGTCCGCACTGCATTAATTAGGGGGGAGCAGGTCACCAGATCAAGTCTGAGGTAATATATATAAAGGGCTGAGCGGGCTCTTTGCCGCCCGCCCTGCAGCCTGAGAATTTTCCTGGCATCAAGCACCAGGAAAATTCTCAGGGGGAATTATACCCCCCTGAAACAAGCTTTACTCTTCCCATGTCAACGGCGATTTAAAACGAATACAGTTTTGACGTTAACAGCGATTTAAAACTGATACACCCCCATCGCCAGCAATGACTAGCTTTTTACTTTCTTCACTGCCGGTTTAGCCCGCTTTGTCTGCGGGTGTTCCATAGACCATTCCGGCCTGTCGTTGGTGCTTGAGCCGATAGCTCTCGCCGGCAATCGGCACGATATGGGCATGATGCAGCAGCCGATCCAGTAGTGCCGCCGTCAGAGTGGCGTCTTGCGCGAATGTTGCATCCCACTGCCCGAACGGCAGGTTACTGGTCACGATTAAACTGCCCTTTTCGTAGAGCGCCGCGATCACCTGGAAGAACAGGTTAGCCTGCTCGCGGTTCATCGGCAGATAGCCTATTTCATCGATGATAAGCAGGCGGTAAGCCTTGATGGCCCGGTGCATCACCGTCTTCAAGCTGTTTTGCGCGTGTGCCGTGCTCAACGCCAGCAGCAAGTC is part of the Gibbsiella quercinecans genome and encodes:
- a CDS encoding TetR family transcriptional regulator, giving the protein MLDAAESLAQELGGVRFVTVAAVTEHAGLHRTGVRRYYANKEELFLELAERGWYQWRDAIRAGLCNQAGLESKDVAEVVADTITSLPVFCDLLTHVTLSLEGSVDMERARRYKTNAFAAHDDIVAALVQASSMTTEQIQNLLATTIMLAAGFWQVSHPTPTLARLYEQVPEWGHVALDFGPRLRHLLQATAVGLAGMAAPRSGNVSKKRGKRE
- a CDS encoding DUF3363 domain-containing protein, with amino-acid sequence MAFSLVPWKPVIEQLLGQQLAAMMRVRGGAWEIGRPQGITIS
- a CDS encoding type IV secretory system conjugative DNA transfer family protein, which encodes MILNKLAVSLSPIVNGALNFMAFMQQHQLMLALLSGLTMPFFASMKSDERQKAPLWQKLIIAFSLLCFLSGTMGPVLIWIFQWLYQGRVVASIPVLAWPVLIIFTVSGFILHILLRRVLTPELDKIKKHLVRKTTLERELRTDVRTVKSLLPETLHYDPLDYIDLNKGLFIGIDRDIQPMYLPLKDWQKQHADIIGTTGAGKGVATGILLYQSILAGEGVFVMDPKDDEWAPHLYRKACEDAGKPFALIDLRKPQYQLNLIEEITADELEELFVAGFSLAEKGQESDFYRIDDRKAARIAAQFVTRNTASTIRDVYNGDYVQGIADKIKAFFGKIEELALLNAINAPTGFSLNTIFEEGGCCYVIGSMRNSKIITAQRMLLVRLYQLAERRERVKDVPRPIAIYLSELKYHLSRPALEGLGAARDKGVHIIMDHQSIDDLKDCPADLKGDAVVGAVVENAKFKLVYRVMDPDTAEWVARMSGTILVDDEVRKAKTDAVLTETIDDERTIRQAERFFTDSNMILNLPDFVSFIFTTKTLPSASLISPIRVRKRELEICTVSPAIAATAATVNIALDFSEEETSPGPASTPDITTTRPDLFFDTDEKNTTTPNADKEENPSLLDF
- the mobC gene encoding MobC family replication-relaxation protein → MLITAYSERQTRHREKIQRLLNFLKEETYSDFKTLMLLFGFRDHKSLYSLLSKVEGMGLIQKHVLVSRTMKISLWGITSDGLAVVLTPDDVLFPARFEPSKITGWTLEHHLDNQAARITLEKKGASGWINGDRTTFLSRYQVGHRPDGLITLPGGTVIAIETERRLKTRARYQSIIASHLLARTRKDWIYVFYIVPDPQKKRGLERLFDSIRHVIVNHQHIPLETRHRNVFRIYTLDELQRLDLGNCI